CGTCCTGCTGCTGGCCCTTTCCACCTTCTGGTTCTGGACCTCGGGGCAGAAGATCGCTTCGCTGGAAGCGCAGGTGACCCGCGAGGTGCAGGACTCGGTGCGGCTGGAGCGCTCGATCGCCCTGATGAAGACGCTCGACACGCGCAAGGACACCATCGACCAGAAGATCGAGGTGATCCGCGAAGTCGACGTGCGCCGCTACGTGTGGCCGCACCTGATGGACGAGGTGAGCCGCGCCACGCCGCCCTTCATGTGGCTGACCAAGATGGCCGTGCTGGAGGACGAGGGCGCCGATGCCGCGCCCGCGGCCACGCCCGCCGCGGCCCCGGCCGACACCGCCAAGGCGCGCGCCGACTCGGTCGCCAGGGCGTCGGCCCAGGCGGAGGTGGCCGCGGGGCCCTCGTTCAACGTCGAGGGGAACGCGGGCTCCACCCAGGCGCTCACGCGGTTCATGCGCAACCTCGAGGCGTCGCCCATGATCCGCGACGTGGCGCTGATCACCAGCGAGCAGATCGATTTCCAGGGGCGCAGCGTGCTCAAGTTTTCGCTCGAGGCCCGCTGGGAGCAGCCCGACCCGTCGCTGATCGAGACGGTACCCCTTCTCAACGCCCGGTGACGCGCATGGCGCTTCCCCCGCTGGACCCCCAGCAGAAGAAGAACCTGATCTACGGCGGGGTGTTCCTGGCCCTGATCGCCTTCGGGTTCTACGACCGGCTGTACACGCCGCGCAGCGCGCGCATCGGAGAGATGCAGGCCCGGCTCGAGGCGCTGGAAACGGTCAACTCGCGCAGCCGCGCCCTCACGCGCGGCGCCGAGGGGCAGATCGACCAGCAGCTCGTGCTGTACCGGCAGCAGCTGGAGCTGGCCGAGGGGCTGATCCCCTCCGCCGAAGAGGTGCCCAACCTGCTCGACGCCATCTCGGCCGAGGCGCAGCGGGCGGGAGTGCGCATTCACCTGATCCAGCCCGTGAGCGCCACCGAGGAAAATTTCTTCACCCGCCGCGTGTACGACATGGCGGTGACCGGCGGCTACCATCAGATCGGCGAGTTCCTGACGCGGGTGGCGTCGCTGCCGCGCATCGTGACGCCCACCAACCTCACGGTGGCCCCGGTGGCGGAGGCCGCGGGCGCGGCCGGCGCGGCCCCGGCGGGGCGCTCGGCGGAGCTGGAAGCCCGTTTTTCCATCGAGACCTACGTGATCCCCACCGCTGCGGCCGACGATGAAGCGAGCGCCTGAACGAGCCTTCCGCGCGGCGCTGGCCGCCCTGGTGCTCGCCGCCGCGGGCGTCGCCGCCCAGCAGGCGGCGGTGGCGCCCGG
This is a stretch of genomic DNA from Longimicrobium sp.. It encodes these proteins:
- a CDS encoding type 4a pilus biogenesis protein PilO yields the protein MALPPLDPQQKKNLIYGGVFLALIAFGFYDRLYTPRSARIGEMQARLEALETVNSRSRALTRGAEGQIDQQLVLYRQQLELAEGLIPSAEEVPNLLDAISAEAQRAGVRIHLIQPVSATEENFFTRRVYDMAVTGGYHQIGEFLTRVASLPRIVTPTNLTVAPVAEAAGAAGAAPAGRSAELEARFSIETYVIPTAAADDEASA
- a CDS encoding PilN domain-containing protein, with the translated sequence MIEINLLPGGAQKRPAAARRPGAGVALPRLGGDPRIAGLGGAAVLLLALSTFWFWTSGQKIASLEAQVTREVQDSVRLERSIALMKTLDTRKDTIDQKIEVIREVDVRRYVWPHLMDEVSRATPPFMWLTKMAVLEDEGADAAPAATPAAAPADTAKARADSVARASAQAEVAAGPSFNVEGNAGSTQALTRFMRNLEASPMIRDVALITSEQIDFQGRSVLKFSLEARWEQPDPSLIETVPLLNAR